The following coding sequences lie in one Deinococcus aerolatus genomic window:
- a CDS encoding ABC transporter permease, translating to MFPFLVRRFFQAIPTLLLASVLIFFVISLAPGDFLTPARLNPGISEQQLANLSATFGLDKPAYVQYFYWMRNMLQGDFGLSFQYTQPVLPVIWPRIVNSVYLVLLNLVFFYAIAIPIGVYGAVRQNSFGDKSISLVLYFLLGFPSFFLFLIVIYFILQIRNVTGWDIPLGGMTSNNYEELSSLGKFWDVLKHLLIPAAVLAITDAAGLTRVIRGLMLEVMRSDYIRTARAKGVSERTAIWKHTFRNAILPIVAGIGGLLPAAISGAGFVEVVYAYPGITPMLLTAITAQDLYLIAGFTVISTILLIIGNAISDILLAVVDPRIKVG from the coding sequence ATGTTTCCATTTCTTGTAAGGCGCTTTTTCCAGGCCATTCCCACGCTGCTTCTCGCCAGCGTGCTGATCTTTTTCGTGATCTCGCTGGCTCCCGGTGACTTTCTGACCCCGGCCCGTCTCAATCCCGGCATCAGTGAGCAGCAACTCGCCAACCTCAGCGCGACCTTCGGGCTCGATAAGCCGGCCTACGTCCAGTACTTCTACTGGATGCGCAACATGCTGCAGGGCGACTTCGGGCTGTCGTTCCAGTACACCCAGCCGGTGCTGCCGGTGATCTGGCCACGCATCGTCAACTCGGTGTATCTGGTGCTGCTTAACCTGGTGTTCTTCTACGCCATCGCCATCCCCATTGGCGTGTACGGCGCGGTGCGGCAGAACTCGTTCGGCGACAAGTCCATCAGTCTGGTGCTGTACTTCCTGCTGGGGTTTCCGAGCTTCTTTCTGTTTCTGATCGTCATCTACTTCATCTTGCAGATTCGTAACGTCACCGGCTGGGATATCCCCCTGGGCGGCATGACCAGCAACAACTACGAGGAACTTTCCTCGCTGGGCAAGTTCTGGGACGTGCTCAAACATCTGCTTATTCCGGCGGCAGTGCTGGCGATCACCGACGCTGCGGGTCTGACCCGCGTGATCCGCGGCCTGATGCTGGAAGTGATGCGCTCGGATTACATCCGCACAGCGCGGGCCAAGGGCGTCAGCGAGCGCACCGCTATCTGGAAGCACACTTTCCGCAACGCCATTTTGCCCATCGTGGCGGGAATCGGCGGCCTGTTGCCGGCGGCCATCAGCGGCGCGGGCTTCGTGGAGGTGGTCTATGCCTACCCTGGCATCACTCCCATGCTGCTGACCGCCATTACCGCGCAGGATCTGTATCTGATTGCGGGCTTCACCGTAATCTCGACGATCTTGCTGATCATCGGCAACGCGATCTCGGACATTCTGCTGGCCGTGGTCGACCCACGCATCAAGGTCGGCTGA
- a CDS encoding ABC transporter substrate-binding protein encodes MKKALFLALAMTATTSMAAPFVYPAAWTGDTNTANKTGGEFRDFTISDFKTINPFTSAEATSIPGTMEVGAGLFTQDPRNDDYIPKMAAGPAVVSNNNKRFVVKIRPDMKFSDGQAVTADDWITTWKIHTDDKVGSNSYDSFFINDKPITIKKIDNLTLQFDFPSQSSTALATMSFTPWPDHVFGKAYKAGGADAIKKMWALGTNPSEIVSPGMWVLESYKAGERVVFKANNNYGGWNKDAKGNSVPYLDKYSYRVVADQNAGLAAYLAGQIDTFGVRNADDLAQIKKATDGGNLRAFLKANVSPQAQSSWIVFNWNKAGDPAKQTLFRDVRFRRAMSHIANRDAMIKLALGGLGSENYFSVYPIFKAQIDAGIAAGAPRYQYDLAQASKLLGQMGYTKKNAQGYLTGKDGKVLEFNLATNAGNTTREQLGRIFADEAKKVGVKVNFTPIDFNTLVGQLTAKGENRPFDAILLGLANGTNTWPFGVNVVPCGTNLHSYNNPTDGKCLTSQEQLMTKLFYQGQAELNTAKRLAVGAQIMKTEGELQPVVYLVGNNYHVTFNSRVGGQYDDKMMDAYYGNRDIALTYIK; translated from the coding sequence ATGAAGAAAGCTCTTTTCCTGGCCCTGGCCATGACCGCGACCACCTCGATGGCTGCCCCCTTCGTCTACCCCGCTGCCTGGACGGGCGACACGAACACCGCCAACAAGACCGGCGGTGAGTTCCGTGACTTCACCATCTCGGACTTCAAGACCATCAACCCCTTCACCAGCGCCGAGGCCACCAGCATCCCCGGGACCATGGAAGTGGGCGCAGGCCTGTTTACCCAGGACCCCCGCAACGACGACTACATCCCCAAGATGGCGGCCGGCCCGGCTGTGGTTAGCAACAACAACAAGCGTTTCGTGGTCAAGATTCGCCCCGACATGAAGTTCAGCGACGGTCAGGCCGTCACCGCTGACGACTGGATCACCACCTGGAAGATCCACACCGACGACAAGGTCGGCTCCAACAGCTACGACAGCTTCTTCATCAACGACAAGCCCATCACCATCAAGAAGATCGACAACCTGACCCTGCAGTTCGACTTCCCCTCGCAGAGCTCCACCGCCCTGGCCACCATGAGCTTTACCCCCTGGCCTGACCACGTGTTCGGCAAGGCGTATAAGGCCGGCGGCGCCGACGCGATCAAGAAGATGTGGGCCCTGGGCACCAACCCCAGCGAGATCGTGAGCCCCGGTATGTGGGTTCTGGAGAGCTACAAAGCTGGTGAGCGTGTCGTGTTCAAGGCCAACAACAACTACGGCGGCTGGAACAAGGACGCCAAGGGCAACTCCGTGCCCTACCTGGACAAGTACTCCTACCGTGTCGTTGCTGACCAGAACGCTGGTTTGGCCGCGTACCTCGCCGGACAGATCGACACCTTCGGCGTGCGCAACGCGGACGATCTCGCCCAGATCAAGAAGGCCACCGACGGCGGCAACCTGAGGGCCTTCCTGAAGGCCAACGTGAGCCCCCAGGCGCAGTCCTCCTGGATCGTCTTCAACTGGAACAAGGCCGGCGACCCCGCCAAGCAGACGCTGTTCCGCGACGTGCGCTTCCGCCGCGCCATGAGCCACATCGCCAACCGCGACGCCATGATCAAGCTTGCGCTGGGCGGCTTGGGCAGTGAGAACTACTTCAGCGTCTACCCCATCTTCAAGGCGCAGATCGACGCCGGCATTGCCGCCGGTGCGCCGCGCTACCAGTACGATCTGGCGCAGGCCAGCAAGCTGCTGGGCCAGATGGGCTACACCAAGAAGAACGCCCAGGGCTACCTGACCGGCAAGGACGGCAAGGTGCTGGAATTCAACCTGGCCACCAACGCGGGCAACACCACCCGTGAGCAGCTGGGCCGCATCTTCGCCGACGAGGCCAAGAAGGTAGGCGTCAAGGTGAACTTCACCCCCATCGACTTCAACACGCTGGTGGGTCAGCTGACCGCCAAGGGCGAGAACCGTCCCTTTGATGCGATCCTGCTGGGACTGGCCAACGGCACCAACACCTGGCCCTTCGGCGTCAACGTGGTGCCCTGCGGTACCAACCTGCACAGCTATAACAACCCCACCGATGGCAAGTGCCTGACCAGCCAGGAACAGCTGATGACCAAGCTGTTCTACCAGGGACAGGCCGAGCTGAACACCGCCAAGCGTCTGGCCGTGGGCGCACAGATCATGAAGACCGAAGGCGAGCTGCAGCCGGTGGTCTACCTGGTGGGCAACAACTACCACGTCACCTTCAACAGCCGTGTGGGCGGACAGTACGACGACAAGATGATGGACGCCTACTACGGCAACCGCGACATCGCGCTGACCTACATCAAGTAA
- the secG gene encoding preprotein translocase subunit SecG, with the protein MILNLFIVLFALICVALVFFILLQVPRQAGLSASMASGGSLLGGRGVEGGLVRITSVLGGFFMLIALLISLVSR; encoded by the coding sequence ATGATCCTGAACCTATTTATCGTGCTGTTCGCGCTGATCTGTGTAGCGCTGGTGTTTTTCATCCTGTTGCAGGTGCCCCGGCAGGCGGGTCTCTCGGCCAGCATGGCGTCCGGCGGCTCCCTGTTGGGGGGGCGTGGAGTAGAAGGCGGTCTGGTTCGCATCACCAGCGTGCTGGGCGGCTTTTTCATGTTGATCGCGCTCCTGATCAGTCTCGTCTCTCGCTAG
- a CDS encoding Ig-like domain-containing protein, producing the protein MMKRALLLLSLPLLAASCGSVSPVPTPPAAAEPTSSELVSLRISAAGNVKTQGLAGDFPAAHFDVRVRDASNQPVAFNGGNYDPTGKGARVLTLNTSNSFQQTLLLPAGEYTFENAVLDDSTGKVLLAYGPASENPGTIRGEGSIVQLKFHAVFDKSVSTLAPAISLPQLFTGRTFNLALNPKTAPVGGLSAVIPTADLGNVTYTLGNPTDGVLNNAGGKVGVNVTARGTASDAVLNVTASFSAWIRNAGTDTASFGPTTLEYAQKIELSALVADLKVPVLTFAPVGNAVRNVSTTLSGTATDDVQLGAVRVYDNGALLASSEPGEAAARIAIAAGGSWTVGWTPQIAGSHTLTAVATDSSGNESRAQQTVEVAGGTAQSTGEFIFSPDTRSVEFDLQNGVPRTFRVVVPAGMSADYLALFNPGDCIQRDSFCLPQGIKRFSTSMVNEKGQGVPLEESIFDVTDVGEIKYDETTVGLTSGEYWVTVKPTADTRVSLYGYTN; encoded by the coding sequence ATGATGAAACGCGCCCTGTTGCTGCTGTCCTTGCCCCTGCTCGCTGCCTCCTGCGGCTCTGTGTCGCCGGTGCCGACGCCGCCTGCTGCTGCTGAGCCAACCTCATCTGAACTTGTGTCGCTCAGGATCAGCGCAGCCGGCAACGTCAAGACCCAGGGTCTGGCTGGTGACTTTCCCGCCGCCCACTTCGACGTGCGGGTGCGGGACGCCAGCAATCAACCTGTTGCGTTTAACGGCGGCAATTACGATCCCACCGGCAAGGGCGCCCGCGTGCTGACCCTGAACACCTCCAATAGCTTCCAGCAGACCCTGCTGCTGCCGGCAGGCGAATACACCTTCGAGAATGCGGTGCTTGACGATTCCACGGGGAAAGTCCTGCTCGCCTACGGTCCTGCCAGTGAGAACCCAGGCACCATTCGTGGCGAGGGCAGCATTGTCCAGCTGAAGTTTCACGCTGTCTTTGATAAATCCGTCAGCACCCTGGCTCCCGCCATCAGCCTGCCTCAGCTGTTTACCGGGCGCACCTTCAACCTGGCCCTGAACCCGAAGACCGCCCCCGTGGGCGGGCTCAGCGCCGTCATCCCAACCGCTGACCTGGGCAACGTGACGTACACGCTGGGCAATCCCACCGACGGAGTGTTGAACAACGCCGGCGGCAAGGTGGGGGTCAACGTCACCGCCCGAGGCACGGCCAGCGACGCGGTGCTGAACGTCACAGCCTCCTTTAGTGCCTGGATTCGCAACGCCGGCACCGACACCGCGTCGTTTGGGCCAACGACGCTGGAATACGCCCAGAAGATTGAGCTGAGTGCACTGGTGGCCGACCTCAAGGTACCGGTGCTGACATTTGCGCCAGTGGGTAATGCGGTCCGCAACGTCTCAACCACGCTGTCGGGAACGGCAACCGACGACGTGCAGTTGGGTGCGGTCCGGGTGTACGACAACGGGGCGCTTCTGGCAAGCTCCGAGCCGGGTGAGGCCGCAGCCAGGATCGCCATTGCGGCTGGCGGGAGTTGGACGGTGGGCTGGACGCCACAAATAGCGGGCAGCCACACGCTGACGGCTGTGGCCACCGACAGCAGCGGCAACGAGTCGCGTGCCCAGCAGACCGTTGAGGTGGCGGGAGGGACGGCGCAGTCGACCGGAGAGTTCATCTTCAGCCCGGACACCCGTAGCGTGGAGTTTGACCTGCAAAACGGGGTGCCCCGAACTTTCCGGGTGGTGGTGCCTGCCGGCATGTCTGCCGATTACCTGGCCCTTTTCAATCCGGGGGATTGCATCCAGAGAGACTCGTTCTGCCTGCCTCAGGGCATCAAGCGCTTCTCCACATCCATGGTGAACGAGAAGGGTCAGGGCGTGCCGCTTGAGGAATCGATTTTTGATGTCACCGACGTGGGCGAGATCAAATACGATGAAACCACTGTTGGCCTCACGTCAGGCGAGTACTGGGTGACGGTCAAGCCCACTGCCGACACCCGCGTGTCCCTGTACGGCTACACCAACTGA
- a CDS encoding HNH endonuclease signature motif containing protein, which produces MSAPAPTGPQSGPITRLRHAPHPERLRQRFWAQVRRGAEAECWLWAGGTGNSGYGLFRLGPRKVGAHRVAWMLTHGELPPSALHVCHTCDTPLCVCPAHLFLGSHRENMRDATVKGRKKGRGGRTGEGNGRARLNAPTVIRLRALPYRRGLDTELARALGVSVSAVYLARTGQTWTSLPMPGAPGWEAALARPD; this is translated from the coding sequence ATGTCTGCTCCCGCCCCAACAGGCCCCCAGTCCGGTCCGATCACCCGCCTGCGCCACGCGCCTCACCCTGAACGGCTGCGCCAGCGCTTCTGGGCGCAGGTGCGGCGCGGCGCGGAGGCGGAATGCTGGCTGTGGGCCGGTGGAACCGGCAACAGCGGGTATGGCCTGTTCCGGCTGGGCCCCCGCAAGGTGGGCGCGCACCGCGTCGCCTGGATGCTCACGCACGGTGAGTTGCCCCCCAGCGCGCTGCATGTCTGCCACACCTGCGACACGCCGCTGTGCGTGTGCCCAGCGCACCTGTTTCTTGGCAGCCACCGCGAGAACATGCGCGACGCGACCGTCAAGGGCCGCAAGAAGGGCCGGGGTGGGCGGACAGGGGAGGGCAACGGGCGCGCGCGTCTGAACGCGCCCACGGTGATTCGTCTGCGGGCGCTGCCCTACCGCCGTGGCCTGGACACCGAGCTGGCCCGGGCGCTGGGGGTCTCGGTCTCGGCCGTGTACCTGGCGCGGACTGGCCAGACCTGGACGTCGCTGCCGATGCCGGGCGCGCCGGGCTGGGAGGCCGCGCTCGCGCGCCCTGATTGA
- a CDS encoding GatB/YqeY domain-containing protein: protein MDLTTLKTRHLTARKAARTDPHAAAEAAVLGRVLGDAETQAKNKPATPQLDLIAGVTGAQRASLEKEVQDLTTLGRSTDVAGRELGILQALHDEGSGIKAQQDAEKSALLMSEADLSAAITAAVTGGAGNIGAVMKVLKAQYDGRYDGAVASRLAREVLAGT, encoded by the coding sequence ATGGACCTGACCACCCTGAAAACCCGCCACCTGACGGCCCGCAAGGCCGCCCGCACCGATCCCCACGCCGCCGCCGAAGCCGCCGTGCTGGGCCGCGTGCTGGGCGACGCCGAGACCCAGGCCAAGAACAAGCCGGCCACGCCCCAGCTTGACCTGATCGCCGGCGTCACCGGCGCGCAGCGCGCGTCACTGGAAAAAGAAGTTCAGGATCTCACCACGCTGGGCCGCAGCACCGACGTGGCGGGCCGGGAACTGGGCATTCTCCAGGCGCTGCATGACGAGGGCAGCGGGATCAAGGCGCAGCAGGACGCCGAGAAATCGGCCCTGCTGATGTCCGAGGCCGACCTGAGCGCGGCCATTACGGCGGCCGTGACGGGCGGCGCTGGCAACATCGGCGCCGTGATGAAGGTGCTCAAGGCCCAGTACGACGGACGTTACGACGGTGCCGTGGCGAGCCGCCTGGCCAGAGAAGTCCTCGCCGGCACCTGA